In a single window of the Coprothermobacter proteolyticus DSM 5265 genome:
- a CDS encoding flagellin, whose protein sequence is MAQADLSRINSNIGALNALNSLRIIQNDMALRQLRLATGNRITQAADDPAGFRIAVKLNARSRGLSQAVDNIGDARNMLSTAETGLTKIKDLLLTIRDKLVSGANDTLGSEERLAIAQQVREYMHEITRLAHETRWNDIGLLDDSSPAASTTTASTTFYFQTGSDANETTIWSRGFKIVTTPFTENDWNVNWTTAAATLEVKLTTAANTASVQTYKVYDSASGSVSASASFSVADVYAAFGVAQQAGIGSASDSTNVSASVNALIKNVDAAIRGVSDWIAGIGALSARLDTKAQSVSAMQVNVEASYNRIFNADMAYEQLQLTKAQILQQTAVAMLSQANLAPQQILTLFR, encoded by the coding sequence ATGGCACAAGCAGATTTAAGTAGGATTAACTCGAACATCGGTGCTTTGAATGCGCTGAACTCCCTAAGGATTATCCAGAATGACATGGCACTCAGGCAGCTACGCCTTGCTACTGGCAACCGCATTACTCAAGCAGCAGACGACCCTGCTGGTTTTCGTATTGCTGTTAAGTTGAATGCTCGCTCAAGAGGTCTTTCTCAGGCAGTGGACAACATTGGCGACGCGAGGAACATGCTTTCCACTGCAGAAACAGGTTTGACCAAGATTAAAGACCTACTGCTCACCATCCGTGACAAGTTGGTTTCTGGTGCTAACGACACACTGGGTTCGGAAGAGCGTTTAGCTATTGCCCAGCAAGTGCGTGAGTACATGCATGAAATCACGCGTTTGGCTCACGAAACTAGGTGGAACGACATTGGCTTGCTAGACGATTCTTCTCCAGCTGCTTCTACAACTACAGCATCTACCACATTCTACTTCCAGACGGGTTCTGATGCAAATGAAACCACTATTTGGTCAAGAGGCTTCAAGATTGTCACGACCCCATTTACCGAAAATGATTGGAACGTCAATTGGACTACTGCTGCTGCTACTTTGGAAGTGAAGTTGACCACAGCAGCGAACACAGCTTCAGTGCAAACTTACAAAGTTTATGACAGTGCTAGTGGCTCGGTAAGTGCTTCTGCGAGTTTCTCTGTAGCAGATGTTTACGCTGCTTTCGGTGTGGCGCAGCAGGCTGGCATTGGCTCCGCAAGCGACAGCACCAACGTTAGCGCTTCTGTTAACGCTCTAATTAAGAATGTGGATGCGGCCATAAGAGGGGTCTCTGACTGGATTGCAGGCATCGGTGCTTTGAGTGCAAGGTTGGACACCAAGGCTCAATCTGTATCAGCCATGCAGGTAAACGTTGAAGCGTCCTACAACAGAATATTCAACGCTGACATGGCCTACGAGCAACTGCAGCTCACCAAGGCTCAGATTTTGCAGCAAACAGCAGTAGCTATGCTTTCTCAAGCTAACCTTGCTCCTCAGCAAATCTTGACACTCTTTAGGTAA
- a CDS encoding flagellar protein FlaG, whose protein sequence is MAQDPEEVARISGVRNIGVQGNQMQSFLASDQLKNVTEIPVDINRRQVEPTKEEDIESTVNKVKRVVEIINPNIEVRMEHHPAIRDVILGTRLVFYDKEKDKVIKEVPTEKALELYAEVLKKLNSLFVDTEI, encoded by the coding sequence ATGGCTCAAGATCCTGAGGAAGTAGCAAGAATTTCTGGTGTGCGTAATATTGGAGTGCAGGGTAACCAGATGCAGTCTTTTTTAGCCAGCGATCAACTAAAAAACGTTACTGAAATCCCTGTTGATATAAACAGGAGACAGGTAGAACCTACTAAAGAAGAAGATATTGAGTCTACAGTGAATAAAGTGAAGCGTGTGGTGGAGATCATAAACCCCAATATTGAGGTAAGAATGGAGCATCATCCTGCAATTAGAGATGTCATACTGGGTACCAGACTTGTTTTCTATGACAAGGAAAAGGATAAAGTAATAAAAGAGGTTCCTACTGAGAAAGCTCTAGAACTTTACGCTGAAGTCTTAAAGAAACTAAATTCATTGTTTGTTGACACCGAAATATAG
- the fliD gene encoding flagellar filament capping protein FliD yields the protein MVNFDPTQVQTNIQKYVDTLLVYDKKKITELENRQSALQQKSSAVSQVISLLSSFSSSLSVNFDSLAVRSTNESVAQATASGKISGSVSINVDRLASYQVLDWTKLSGSDSSSAFHFDSSSQVSANSFWSSLVGSKFNITFELGDGSSESIEVDLTRFSQDSVLSQVLDDFAFQVNAHSSKVRLYKQKLNDGTFILQSSALGSGKNNAIKSVAFGSMIFSNEEDLSALDASFTVNGYSYTRSSNTFSDIIPNLTVTLKGIGSTMVTVSSDTSTILQGMSNFVQSFKAFSDKLRGLINVDPSNQGALASDASTLRQVLDGIRTRLMSARAVNVDGVEYGFNPSLIGISFDEYGTISLDTSKLNNYLSSNVKGQDILRNWWADVSSDIRKYIDKALGSNGTIGRLQSNYNSSIKGISDQIKQLNAQMEEKRATLVSQMGVIFNSLYQYQSMFAQMNSYFSVS from the coding sequence TTGGTTAACTTCGATCCCACACAAGTACAGACAAACATACAAAAGTATGTAGACACGCTTTTGGTTTATGATAAGAAGAAAATAACAGAGCTAGAGAACCGTCAAAGTGCTCTGCAGCAGAAATCTTCTGCTGTCTCCCAAGTTATCTCTTTGCTGTCTTCGTTTTCCTCATCATTAAGCGTAAACTTTGATTCCTTAGCGGTGCGCTCTACTAACGAAAGTGTTGCCCAGGCTACAGCTTCTGGAAAAATAAGTGGTAGTGTCTCAATAAATGTAGACAGATTAGCCAGTTATCAAGTTTTAGATTGGACCAAACTTTCTGGGAGTGATTCTTCAAGTGCTTTCCACTTTGATAGTTCTAGCCAGGTTTCTGCTAACAGTTTTTGGAGTTCATTGGTAGGTTCAAAGTTTAATATTACCTTCGAGCTGGGAGATGGTAGCTCTGAATCTATTGAAGTTGACCTAACACGCTTTAGCCAAGATTCGGTTCTTTCTCAGGTTTTAGATGATTTTGCTTTCCAAGTCAATGCTCACTCTAGTAAGGTGCGCCTGTACAAGCAGAAGTTGAATGATGGCACCTTTATTCTGCAAAGCAGTGCTCTGGGTAGCGGTAAGAACAATGCGATAAAATCTGTAGCTTTCGGGAGCATGATTTTTTCTAATGAAGAAGATCTCAGTGCTTTGGATGCTTCTTTTACTGTGAATGGTTACTCTTACACTCGCAGTTCGAATACGTTTTCAGACATCATTCCCAATTTGACAGTAACATTGAAGGGCATTGGTTCTACCATGGTTACAGTATCTAGCGATACTTCCACGATTCTACAAGGCATGTCAAACTTTGTGCAGTCCTTTAAAGCATTTAGTGACAAACTTCGAGGTCTCATAAACGTTGACCCTTCTAACCAAGGCGCTCTAGCCTCGGATGCTTCTACATTAAGGCAAGTGCTGGATGGTATACGTACAAGACTAATGAGTGCAAGAGCTGTCAACGTAGACGGTGTTGAATATGGTTTCAATCCCAGTCTTATTGGCATCTCTTTTGACGAATATGGAACTATATCTTTAGACACTAGTAAGTTGAATAATTACCTTTCCTCAAATGTGAAAGGGCAAGACATTCTCCGCAATTGGTGGGCAGATGTGTCTTCTGATATCCGAAAGTACATCGACAAGGCACTTGGCAGTAATGGTACTATTGGCAGGTTGCAGTCAAACTACAATAGCAGTATCAAAGGAATCTCTGATCAGATTAAGCAGCTAAACGCTCAGATGGAAGAAAAGAGAGCCACGTTAGTAAGTCAGATGGGGGTGATATTTAACAGTCTCTATCAGTACCAGAGTATGTTCGCACAAATGAACTCCTATTTTTCTGTTTCCTAG
- the fliG gene encoding flagellar motor switch protein FliG: MAEKKKISKAAILMIALGRDLAAKIMRQLKEEDAEKLALEISSVTDLDERTKANILEEFVNVVKAKEFLGQGGIEYAKDLLERAFGPQKAKEILERLMEAVQVMPFEFLRKLDGQQIANLIQNEHPQTIALVMNYLNPDQAAIVFTSLPPNLQAEVAFRMAVLERTSPDIIEAIEEQFRQRFATVAVRGDLTKVNGIDALVKILNSLDQQTQSNVLNYLDSQDPELAEEVRKKMFTFDDLILLDDRAIQRILREVDTKDLALALKGASEQVKEKMFKNMSQRAREMLQEEMDFMGPVRLRQVEEAQSKIITVVRRLEEAGEIIIFRGGEEIVT, from the coding sequence ATGGCGGAAAAGAAGAAGATATCAAAAGCTGCTATTCTCATGATTGCTTTGGGAAGGGATCTAGCAGCCAAGATTATGCGGCAGCTCAAGGAAGAGGATGCGGAAAAACTAGCTCTGGAAATATCTTCTGTCACGGACTTGGATGAGCGGACGAAAGCCAACATATTGGAAGAATTTGTTAACGTGGTCAAAGCTAAAGAATTTCTTGGTCAAGGCGGAATAGAGTATGCAAAGGATCTTCTTGAGAGAGCCTTTGGCCCACAAAAGGCAAAAGAAATCTTAGAAAGACTAATGGAAGCGGTTCAGGTTATGCCTTTCGAGTTCTTGCGAAAACTAGATGGTCAACAAATAGCCAACCTTATTCAGAATGAACATCCCCAAACTATTGCCTTAGTAATGAATTACCTGAATCCTGACCAAGCTGCCATTGTTTTTACATCGCTTCCACCTAACCTGCAAGCTGAAGTTGCTTTCAGAATGGCGGTGCTGGAAAGAACGTCTCCTGATATCATAGAAGCCATCGAAGAACAATTCCGGCAGCGTTTTGCAACGGTTGCTGTTCGTGGCGACTTGACCAAGGTAAATGGTATCGATGCATTGGTGAAAATTCTTAACTCATTGGACCAGCAAACACAGTCCAATGTGCTCAACTACTTAGATTCTCAAGATCCTGAGCTAGCAGAGGAAGTGCGAAAGAAAATGTTCACCTTCGATGATCTCATTCTTCTTGATGATAGGGCTATTCAGCGTATCCTCAGAGAAGTTGATACCAAGGATTTAGCTTTGGCTCTTAAGGGTGCTTCAGAGCAAGTTAAAGAAAAGATGTTCAAAAATATGTCTCAGAGAGCTCGTGAAATGCTGCAAGAAGAGATGGATTTCATGGGTCCTGTTCGACTGAGGCAAGTGGAGGAAGCTCAATCAAAGATCATCACCGTGGTAAGGCGATTGGAAGAGGCAGGCGAGATCATCATATTCCGAGGTGGTGAGGAAATTGTCACGTAA
- the fliF gene encoding flagellar basal-body MS-ring/collar protein FliF — MNLENIPVLKDLVNFWKNLEKNQKRNIIVVLVVALVAIGGLVYYLNRPQYALLFSDLMPEQAQAIVSQLESQNVRYKLSSDGASIYVPNDKVTSLRLELASSGLVGSTKPGYELFDNISNIFLTQEEQQIMYQRALEGELERTISGMPGVKSVSVHLSLPQRSLWTVTSTQTAQGAVYLTLKPGYSLSANQVEAIRQLVAHAVEGMSPENVVIAEASTGILAGDLAQSGVDKGYLEIKKQLDELYASKIRSFLGQTFGPENIMVSADVDVEVTKQNIQSETWGNTATKNVSDTESWSSSSSSGGPVGTATNVPGAIPSYVYTSTGEGPYNYYRQQQINYEISRTISEIVPQEVEIKNVKIAAIVDSSVFKDYAVTASTVESLIASAAGLDNARGDVALVTSMPFASLAREKEAQEAQLLAEAQRRARLYSYIAIAVVALLILAMVFILLRRSRRTAPAPVPAGAGLGEALGQPRPIISLERPLTPEEEKIKLAMEEIQKALQEHPNDVADLVRMWMQEEWR, encoded by the coding sequence ATGAATCTTGAAAACATTCCGGTTCTTAAAGATCTAGTGAATTTTTGGAAAAACCTGGAGAAGAACCAGAAGCGAAATATCATCGTCGTTCTTGTCGTGGCATTGGTTGCTATTGGAGGGTTGGTGTATTACCTTAATCGTCCTCAGTATGCGCTTTTATTCAGTGATTTGATGCCTGAACAGGCACAGGCTATTGTTTCACAGCTGGAAAGCCAAAATGTTCGCTATAAGCTATCTTCGGATGGAGCTTCTATTTACGTGCCCAATGATAAAGTTACCAGCTTACGTCTTGAACTGGCATCTTCAGGTTTAGTAGGATCTACAAAACCAGGCTATGAGCTTTTTGACAACATATCCAACATATTCCTTACTCAGGAAGAACAGCAGATCATGTATCAAAGAGCGTTGGAAGGTGAGTTGGAAAGAACGATATCAGGCATGCCTGGGGTGAAATCGGTGAGCGTTCACTTGAGCTTGCCACAGCGCTCTTTATGGACAGTGACTTCTACTCAAACTGCTCAAGGTGCTGTGTATTTGACTTTAAAACCAGGCTACAGCTTGAGTGCAAACCAAGTGGAAGCCATAAGGCAGTTGGTAGCTCACGCTGTGGAAGGGATGAGTCCAGAGAACGTTGTTATAGCTGAAGCTAGCACGGGTATTCTAGCTGGTGATCTTGCTCAAAGCGGTGTTGACAAGGGCTACCTTGAAATAAAAAAGCAATTGGATGAGTTGTATGCTTCCAAGATAAGAAGCTTTCTGGGACAGACTTTTGGACCAGAGAACATCATGGTTAGTGCCGACGTTGATGTGGAAGTAACAAAGCAAAACATACAATCTGAAACCTGGGGAAACACGGCAACAAAAAACGTGTCAGACACAGAAAGTTGGAGCAGCAGTTCGTCCTCCGGAGGTCCTGTGGGGACGGCTACCAACGTACCTGGAGCTATACCTTCTTATGTGTACACTAGTACCGGTGAGGGGCCTTATAACTACTACAGGCAGCAACAAATCAATTATGAGATTTCTAGGACAATTTCAGAAATTGTGCCGCAAGAAGTTGAAATTAAGAACGTGAAAATAGCGGCCATTGTTGATTCCAGTGTTTTTAAGGATTACGCAGTAACGGCGTCCACTGTGGAGAGTCTCATAGCCAGCGCAGCAGGACTCGATAACGCTAGAGGAGATGTGGCTTTGGTAACGTCCATGCCGTTTGCTTCATTAGCTCGTGAGAAAGAAGCGCAGGAGGCTCAGCTGCTAGCCGAGGCTCAGAGAAGAGCTCGGCTCTACAGCTACATAGCCATAGCAGTTGTAGCGTTGCTAATATTGGCTATGGTTTTCATTTTGTTGAGACGCAGCAGAAGAACAGCTCCCGCACCTGTACCTGCTGGAGCTGGCTTGGGAGAAGCACTTGGTCAACCTAGACCAATTATTAGCCTAGAAAGGCCACTTACACCTGAGGAGGAAAAAATAAAACTTGCCATGGAAGAGATACAAAAAGCTCTGCAAGAGCATCCCAATGACGTGGCAGATCTGGTGAGAATGTGGATGCAGGAGGAGTGGCGGTAA
- a CDS encoding FliH/SctL family protein: MRKLSRKLYRLEKPSQEDVLGFRRGYLRGYKEGYERGYKEGFDNGFKELYEIKEQWEKDLQEYIGQLSTLVSRLNEEKERLQKEYEEAIETYKRGIEEELAEVVSVAASNYLNRSLEHDATLITGILEKCLQRFSGDYPLEIHVDERFVGEVEKFLQSSELLSRNLKSVQIVKDNRIGFGVLIDSEEGRVDARVETLSRNLRTLVESSLHDNPEDQLYKG; the protein is encoded by the coding sequence GTGAGGAAATTGTCACGTAAACTATACCGTTTGGAGAAGCCTTCACAGGAAGACGTCTTGGGGTTTAGAAGGGGTTATTTACGCGGCTACAAAGAGGGTTACGAACGTGGGTACAAAGAGGGTTTCGATAACGGATTCAAAGAGCTTTATGAGATAAAGGAGCAATGGGAGAAGGATCTACAAGAATATATTGGGCAGCTTTCCACCTTGGTCTCCAGACTAAATGAAGAGAAAGAACGCTTGCAAAAGGAGTATGAAGAGGCAATTGAGACCTATAAGCGCGGAATTGAAGAGGAGCTTGCAGAGGTTGTCTCTGTGGCGGCCAGTAATTACCTAAATCGCTCGTTGGAGCACGACGCCACACTCATAACAGGAATTTTGGAGAAATGCCTGCAACGTTTCAGTGGCGATTATCCTTTGGAGATCCATGTTGATGAGCGTTTTGTAGGCGAGGTGGAGAAATTCTTGCAGAGTTCAGAGTTGCTGTCTAGGAATCTAAAATCAGTGCAAATTGTCAAAGACAATCGTATTGGTTTTGGAGTTCTCATCGATTCTGAGGAAGGACGTGTGGACGCCCGTGTGGAAACGTTATCAAGAAACTTGAGAACTTTAGTGGAGTCATCCTTACATGACAACCCCGAAGATCAGTTATATAAAGGATAA
- a CDS encoding flagellar export chaperone FliS, which yields MANAYGKARQRFVEQEIMNAPVQKLVLMVYDLIITSLQKGDIFKARSAIKELIDGLDFENGGEVAKNLMSLYEYAYRLIGENQIEEASKVFEELREAWVQAFFPNGY from the coding sequence ATGGCAAATGCTTATGGAAAGGCTCGTCAACGCTTTGTTGAACAGGAAATAATGAATGCTCCAGTGCAGAAGCTCGTGCTCATGGTTTACGATCTCATCATAACATCGCTGCAGAAGGGTGACATATTTAAAGCCAGATCAGCTATCAAAGAACTCATAGATGGCCTGGATTTCGAAAATGGCGGTGAGGTGGCAAAGAACTTAATGAGCCTTTATGAATATGCTTACCGACTCATAGGAGAAAATCAGATAGAGGAAGCCTCAAAGGTATTTGAAGAACTTAGAGAGGCCTGGGTTCAGGCTTTCTTCCCCAACGGTTATTAG
- the flgC gene encoding flagellar basal body rod protein FlgC, which yields MSGFSLLRIAGSALTAQRFRMDVISSNIANLETTRTPEGGPYHRKIVSFQSMMVGENQGQGVKVAQLTEDPSERLVYDPSHPDADPETGMVHYPDMDLITELTDLMSAQRSFEMNSNAIAIARQVYTKSMEIGR from the coding sequence GTGTCAGGATTCTCTTTGCTGCGTATTGCTGGTTCGGCACTGACGGCTCAGCGCTTTAGAATGGATGTAATTTCTTCAAACATTGCTAACTTGGAGACCACGCGAACTCCAGAGGGAGGCCCGTATCACCGAAAAATCGTTAGTTTTCAGTCTATGATGGTAGGAGAAAATCAAGGGCAGGGTGTAAAGGTTGCTCAGCTCACTGAAGATCCTTCAGAACGATTGGTTTATGATCCTTCACATCCTGATGCAGATCCCGAAACGGGCATGGTGCATTACCCCGATATGGATCTTATTACGGAGCTCACCGACCTGATGTCTGCTCAGAGATCTTTTGAAATGAATAGTAATGCAATTGCCATAGCACGCCAGGTCTACACAAAGAGCATGGAAATCGGCAGATAG
- the flgB gene encoding flagellar basal body rod protein FlgB: protein MSVDSLKTMMGIVFQNLQAVQSNLANVDTPGYKRQEVDFQTVFMELQNHGELLQPSSNYVKIDNTTSWRLDGNNVDPDKEITTLIETALWYQGITEMLSRHFSTARQVLQMLR, encoded by the coding sequence ATGTCCGTTGATAGCCTTAAAACAATGATGGGTATTGTTTTTCAGAATCTGCAGGCAGTACAATCAAACTTGGCAAATGTCGATACGCCTGGATATAAAAGGCAAGAAGTTGATTTTCAAACTGTTTTCATGGAGCTACAGAATCATGGAGAATTACTTCAACCGAGTAGTAATTATGTAAAGATTGATAACACCACGTCTTGGAGGCTAGACGGTAACAACGTTGACCCTGATAAGGAGATAACAACCCTCATAGAAACAGCTTTGTGGTATCAAGGCATTACGGAAATGCTCAGTCGCCATTTTTCTACTGCCAGGCAAGTTTTACAGATGTTGAGGTGA
- a CDS encoding flagellar hook-basal body complex protein FliE, producing MGIDPVSGFGPIKPISPIDVSKTGETQGATDAFSKLLDQLSAKESEQDLYRNAIAQGNMDILPEALVSATEFQVGLLLVTQIRNQLVSAFQEFMRLPL from the coding sequence ATGGGCATTGATCCTGTTAGTGGCTTTGGTCCCATTAAACCCATAAGTCCCATAGATGTTTCTAAGACAGGAGAGACGCAAGGGGCGACTGATGCTTTTTCGAAGTTGCTTGACCAACTAAGCGCAAAAGAGTCGGAACAAGACCTCTACAGAAATGCTATTGCGCAGGGCAATATGGACATACTGCCGGAAGCCCTCGTTTCAGCCACAGAATTTCAAGTGGGTTTGCTTCTTGTTACTCAAATACGTAATCAGCTGGTCAGCGCTTTTCAGGAGTTTATGAGACTACCATTATGA
- a CDS encoding O-antigen ligase family protein — protein MKIRELRDFGFFAIKEALLILPIVLSVAVPKTFLGTWGLLYAFTAPSAVVLAFSRRTWSSFTYPKAHFLSAMAVLGGIILFRSQTSFFASWAVLLYAILLAVHPFFKGMVTAVGNSERSTGAWIRLSALFVGLVIWNLTRFSPYEVKLWILTVPPLVLSLSIIFAGRNWIFLSGKASFGREFGSMGNPMPASSLLVMALPVVSELTFLGVSTGRYWYLLVLPLYAYGFFASAGRGAVFGVLLSVPFIAYLGFQYSPWWLLIGILFFVVAALAARKYLKELWQRVVWTFKRGLTKEPRFFLWRDTLYFCVKEPLGSGYDNFRRSFMPYRSKESYLAEPTVHYDKVHNVFLEEWAEGTVVAFVLLIVILVELFLKGTLTLKGAIFAVIGDGFFGIYNPANWLYLWMLGSLAPLSSVFSVYWLYPCWALVVFAFVLTSLNHMPQVTAGNAHSSRLAGQRDIAAQLFNAAYTVFPWCVDYLSEWALLQMALLNEAKLNDDMAVGYHNTFKGLQPYLDRFASNIDDIYSSWLMFCGKYASLRKEGEAIYGRLQQVNPYSFRVRKACAHYLGNVGDWDLAMSFLEENINEYPFDADSYYMLVLACYEQHLWSTGRKYLQLWRDRFPNDSRLTELERALGI, from the coding sequence GTGAAGATCAGGGAACTTAGGGATTTCGGTTTTTTTGCTATAAAGGAAGCTTTGCTTATCCTCCCCATCGTATTATCTGTGGCAGTGCCTAAAACGTTTTTGGGTACCTGGGGTCTTTTATACGCTTTCACGGCACCATCAGCGGTGGTCTTGGCATTTTCGAGGCGCACATGGAGCTCCTTTACTTATCCTAAAGCTCACTTCTTGAGTGCTATGGCTGTTTTGGGTGGTATCATATTGTTTCGGTCACAGACCAGCTTCTTTGCCTCCTGGGCCGTGCTTCTGTACGCTATTTTGCTGGCTGTCCATCCTTTCTTTAAAGGCATGGTGACGGCTGTAGGAAATTCAGAAAGATCTACAGGAGCTTGGATAAGATTATCTGCTTTGTTCGTGGGCTTAGTCATTTGGAATCTAACCCGATTCTCTCCTTACGAGGTAAAGTTGTGGATTCTTACTGTTCCTCCCTTGGTTTTGTCTTTAAGTATCATATTTGCAGGAAGAAACTGGATTTTCCTTTCAGGGAAGGCGAGTTTTGGAAGAGAGTTTGGAAGCATGGGCAATCCTATGCCAGCAAGCAGTTTACTTGTCATGGCATTGCCAGTTGTGTCTGAGCTAACGTTTTTGGGGGTCAGTACGGGGCGGTATTGGTACTTACTCGTTCTTCCACTATACGCCTACGGTTTTTTTGCCTCTGCTGGTAGGGGCGCTGTGTTTGGAGTTCTTCTGAGTGTACCCTTTATCGCATATTTGGGCTTTCAGTACAGTCCTTGGTGGTTACTCATTGGCATACTTTTCTTTGTGGTAGCCGCACTTGCTGCACGGAAATACTTAAAAGAACTATGGCAAAGGGTTGTCTGGACATTTAAAAGGGGGCTTACGAAGGAGCCAAGATTTTTCTTATGGCGTGATACTCTCTATTTCTGTGTAAAGGAGCCCTTAGGTAGTGGTTACGATAACTTTAGAAGGTCATTTATGCCTTATAGGTCTAAGGAATCATATCTAGCCGAGCCCACCGTTCATTATGACAAAGTACATAACGTTTTTTTGGAGGAGTGGGCAGAAGGTACCGTTGTTGCGTTTGTGTTATTGATTGTTATTCTAGTGGAACTGTTCTTGAAGGGAACTTTGACTTTGAAAGGAGCCATTTTTGCGGTCATAGGAGATGGCTTTTTTGGTATTTACAACCCCGCAAACTGGCTTTACTTATGGATGTTAGGGTCGTTAGCTCCTCTTAGCAGTGTTTTTAGTGTGTACTGGCTCTACCCTTGCTGGGCATTAGTGGTTTTTGCATTTGTGCTGACGTCTTTAAACCATATGCCGCAGGTTACCGCTGGAAATGCACACAGCTCACGCCTCGCTGGACAGCGAGACATAGCAGCACAGCTTTTCAATGCTGCTTATACCGTTTTCCCTTGGTGCGTGGACTACCTGTCCGAGTGGGCTCTTCTTCAAATGGCACTACTCAATGAAGCAAAACTTAATGATGATATGGCTGTTGGCTACCACAATACCTTCAAGGGACTACAACCCTACCTAGATCGATTCGCTTCAAACATCGACGACATCTATAGCTCTTGGCTCATGTTCTGTGGTAAGTACGCTTCACTGAGAAAAGAAGGAGAAGCGATCTACGGGCGTCTGCAGCAGGTGAATCCTTACAGCTTTCGTGTCCGAAAAGCTTGCGCACATTACTTGGGAAATGTTGGAGATTGGGACTTAGCTATGTCTTTTCTAGAGGAAAACATAAACGAATACCCCTTTGATGCTGACTCCTATTACATGCTGGTATTGGCCTGTTATGAACAACATTTGTGGAGCACTGGAAGAAAGTATCTCCAGCTTTGGCGTGATAGGTTCCCAAACGATAGCCGCCTAACTGAGTTGGAAAGAGCTCTGGGTATTTAA